A single region of the Ictalurus punctatus breed USDA103 chromosome 26, Coco_2.0, whole genome shotgun sequence genome encodes:
- the etaa1a gene encoding ewing's tumor-associated antigen 1 isoform X1, whose protein sequence is MNDGRKNCSSTPEENHDQTELLRITQNKKIKTNRLKRSPKTNQTQKSDVTDFKAEADFKTPTRVPKVGFRSFVTDESPNNDSEFQHEIIWDPTSPATPIRTGRGRRRTAVFKAVDISDIVDRIAPKNKRPEEAESSLLQWIGDTAVPCTPEIREPRTKPKPARQNPVDDLLKLAKQFDFNMIQQEEVHLRPNRQSSAEDMHEVQDLFFDENDPLASPQTRSEAERPPLGLEDTTTNGDGPVDDLGLIQEMEDDLDLLFEGSTQQVSGGLSGLSARSQDVGKFAPQFGVDLAPRAKADSLNVCGATLVGGASESSTLGVFMAAPILSTIKQVGVVDDFDDDWNDDDLLDNSLVMEMTQNPELFSAPQHSSTQKQTNKNDGLANTVYRQNSDKESKSEEAQRLNQRPESFQHGQHWSKATGNENARQSGFLAKTNPEKQVFPSSKVPSIVPGTHRVSKTNSQPKKTMEIKQPLAATMWKVQSATTPSLVSRSDQSRSVPAVTISTTPTFRINKVTEEKENRPTMEDDDLAAEDLDSIFASDDIWDDGADDDDLFCEACEKVEESMAEPEPPPEASISKPTPQRSRMQSIQNAKGKRERVFVRSSPSHAQMYDRSATGNRAPLSTKVLPGARNNPTSAPDNSMMKSSDRMYKFSHVKSATGTGSAAYNAARQVSESATATTVQSYQSIQGDRQSRKPYSTFKEAPAVSKEVNKAVVTRCSDAEIERKKQQAVERRRLRMQANQNLRAPV, encoded by the exons ATTTCAAAACACCGACCCGTGTACCGAAGGTCGGTTTCAGGAGCTTTGTTACTGACGAATCCCCAAACAACGATTCTGAATTTCAGCATGAAATCATCTGGGATCCAACATCACCTGCGACTCCTATCAGGACTG GACGGGGCCGGAGGCGGACTGCTGTTTTCAAAGCAGTGGACATATCAGACATCGTCGACAGGATAGCTCCAAAG AACAAGAGGCCGGAGGAGGCGGAGTCGTCTTTGCTGCAGTGGATTGGGGACACGGCCGTTCCGTGCACTCCAGAAATCCGAGAGCCCAGGACCAAGCCCAAACCAGCGAG ACAAAACCCTGTGGATGACCTGCTGAAGTTAGCGAAGCAGTTCGACTTCAACATGATCCAACAGGAAGAAGTTCATCTCCGACCAAACCGTCAGAGCTCTGCGGAAGACATGCATGAAGTCCAAGATCTGTTTTTCGATGAGAATGACCCACTAGCTTCGCCACAGACTCGCTCTGAAGCTGAGAGACCACCACTGGGTTTGGAGGACACCACAACGAACGGCGATGGTCCTGTGGACGATCTAGGTCTTATACAGGAAATGGAAGACGATCTGGATTTGCTCTTCGAGGGTTCGACGCAGCAGGTCAGTGGTGGCCTGAGCGGTCTCAGCGCTCGTTCTCAGGACGTGGGTAAATTCGCTCCCCAGTTTGGAGTGGATCTTGCCCCTAGAGCGAAAGCTGACTCGTTAAACGTGTGTGGCGCCACTCtggtgggcggagcttctgagTCAAGCACCCTTGGCGTGTTCATGGCCGCACCAATCCTCAGCACGATCAAGCAGGTGGGAGTAGTTGATGATTTCGATGACGACTGGAACGACGACGATTTGCTGGACAACTCGCTGGTGATGGAGATGACCCAAAACCCGGAGCTGTTCTCCGCACCCCAGCATAGCTCGACACAGAAACAGACGAACAAAAACGATGGCTTGGCAAACACCGTTTACCGCCAGAACAGTGATAAAGAATCGAAGTCTGAAGAAGCGCAAAGGTTGAATCAGAGACCCGAGAGCTTTCAGCATGGCCAACATTGGAGCAAGGCCACAGGAAATGAGAATGCTAGGCAAAGTGGATTTCTTGCAAAAACCAATCCAGAAAAGCAGGTTTTTCCTTCCAGCAAAGTTCCATCAATTGTTCCTGGTACCCATAGGGTATCTAAAACTAATTCTCAACCCAAGAAAACAATGGAAATCAAACAGCCATTAGCAGCCACCATGTGGAAGGTTCAATCTGCGACTACACCCTCATTAGTTTCCAGATCGGACCAATCTAGATCTGTTCCTGCAGTCACAATATCAACCACTCCCACTTTCAGGATCAATAAGGTCACTGAGGAGAAGGAAAACCGCCCAACCATGGAAGACGATGACCTCGCAGCCGAGGACCTGGACTCCATCTTTGCATCGGACGACATCTGGGACGACGGTGCAGACGACGATGACCTGTTCTGCGAAGCATGCGAGAAGGTGGAAGAATCCATGGCTGAACCGGAACCTCCCCCGGAAGCGTCCATATCAAAACCGACACCCCAGAGGAGTCGTATGCAGAGTATTCAGAACGCCAAGGGTAAACGCGAGCGCGTGTTTGTGCGGTCATCTCCATCTCACGCTCAAATGTATGACCGTAGCGCTACTGGGAACCGAGCGCCATTGAGTACCAAAGTTCTTCCTGGAGCACGTAATAATCCCACTTCTGCACCGGACAACAGCATGATGAAGTCGTCTGATAGAATGTACAAGTTTAGCCATGTTAAAAGCGCTACTGGAACAGGAAGTGCTGCCTATAATGCAGCAAGACAGGTTAGTGAGAGCGCCACGGCAACCACCGTCCAATCATATCAAAGCATTCAAGGTGACCGTCAGTCCAGAAAGCCTTATAGCACCTTTAAGGAAGCACCAGCTGTTTCCAAAG AAGTGAATAAAGCGGTGGTGACGAGATGCAGCGACGCTGAGATCGAGAGGAAGAAGCAGCAGGCCGTGGAGAGGCGGAGACTCCGAATGCAGGCCAATCAGAACCTTCGAGCTCCTGTATGA
- the etaa1a gene encoding ewing's tumor-associated antigen 1 isoform X2, which yields MKSSGIQHHLRLLSGLARRGRRRTAVFKAVDISDIVDRIAPKNKRPEEAESSLLQWIGDTAVPCTPEIREPRTKPKPARQNPVDDLLKLAKQFDFNMIQQEEVHLRPNRQSSAEDMHEVQDLFFDENDPLASPQTRSEAERPPLGLEDTTTNGDGPVDDLGLIQEMEDDLDLLFEGSTQQVSGGLSGLSARSQDVGKFAPQFGVDLAPRAKADSLNVCGATLVGGASESSTLGVFMAAPILSTIKQVGVVDDFDDDWNDDDLLDNSLVMEMTQNPELFSAPQHSSTQKQTNKNDGLANTVYRQNSDKESKSEEAQRLNQRPESFQHGQHWSKATGNENARQSGFLAKTNPEKQVFPSSKVPSIVPGTHRVSKTNSQPKKTMEIKQPLAATMWKVQSATTPSLVSRSDQSRSVPAVTISTTPTFRINKVTEEKENRPTMEDDDLAAEDLDSIFASDDIWDDGADDDDLFCEACEKVEESMAEPEPPPEASISKPTPQRSRMQSIQNAKGKRERVFVRSSPSHAQMYDRSATGNRAPLSTKVLPGARNNPTSAPDNSMMKSSDRMYKFSHVKSATGTGSAAYNAARQVSESATATTVQSYQSIQGDRQSRKPYSTFKEAPAVSKEVNKAVVTRCSDAEIERKKQQAVERRRLRMQANQNLRAPV from the exons ATGAAATCATCTGGGATCCAACATCACCTGCGACTCCTATCAGGACTGGCAA GACGGGGCCGGAGGCGGACTGCTGTTTTCAAAGCAGTGGACATATCAGACATCGTCGACAGGATAGCTCCAAAG AACAAGAGGCCGGAGGAGGCGGAGTCGTCTTTGCTGCAGTGGATTGGGGACACGGCCGTTCCGTGCACTCCAGAAATCCGAGAGCCCAGGACCAAGCCCAAACCAGCGAG ACAAAACCCTGTGGATGACCTGCTGAAGTTAGCGAAGCAGTTCGACTTCAACATGATCCAACAGGAAGAAGTTCATCTCCGACCAAACCGTCAGAGCTCTGCGGAAGACATGCATGAAGTCCAAGATCTGTTTTTCGATGAGAATGACCCACTAGCTTCGCCACAGACTCGCTCTGAAGCTGAGAGACCACCACTGGGTTTGGAGGACACCACAACGAACGGCGATGGTCCTGTGGACGATCTAGGTCTTATACAGGAAATGGAAGACGATCTGGATTTGCTCTTCGAGGGTTCGACGCAGCAGGTCAGTGGTGGCCTGAGCGGTCTCAGCGCTCGTTCTCAGGACGTGGGTAAATTCGCTCCCCAGTTTGGAGTGGATCTTGCCCCTAGAGCGAAAGCTGACTCGTTAAACGTGTGTGGCGCCACTCtggtgggcggagcttctgagTCAAGCACCCTTGGCGTGTTCATGGCCGCACCAATCCTCAGCACGATCAAGCAGGTGGGAGTAGTTGATGATTTCGATGACGACTGGAACGACGACGATTTGCTGGACAACTCGCTGGTGATGGAGATGACCCAAAACCCGGAGCTGTTCTCCGCACCCCAGCATAGCTCGACACAGAAACAGACGAACAAAAACGATGGCTTGGCAAACACCGTTTACCGCCAGAACAGTGATAAAGAATCGAAGTCTGAAGAAGCGCAAAGGTTGAATCAGAGACCCGAGAGCTTTCAGCATGGCCAACATTGGAGCAAGGCCACAGGAAATGAGAATGCTAGGCAAAGTGGATTTCTTGCAAAAACCAATCCAGAAAAGCAGGTTTTTCCTTCCAGCAAAGTTCCATCAATTGTTCCTGGTACCCATAGGGTATCTAAAACTAATTCTCAACCCAAGAAAACAATGGAAATCAAACAGCCATTAGCAGCCACCATGTGGAAGGTTCAATCTGCGACTACACCCTCATTAGTTTCCAGATCGGACCAATCTAGATCTGTTCCTGCAGTCACAATATCAACCACTCCCACTTTCAGGATCAATAAGGTCACTGAGGAGAAGGAAAACCGCCCAACCATGGAAGACGATGACCTCGCAGCCGAGGACCTGGACTCCATCTTTGCATCGGACGACATCTGGGACGACGGTGCAGACGACGATGACCTGTTCTGCGAAGCATGCGAGAAGGTGGAAGAATCCATGGCTGAACCGGAACCTCCCCCGGAAGCGTCCATATCAAAACCGACACCCCAGAGGAGTCGTATGCAGAGTATTCAGAACGCCAAGGGTAAACGCGAGCGCGTGTTTGTGCGGTCATCTCCATCTCACGCTCAAATGTATGACCGTAGCGCTACTGGGAACCGAGCGCCATTGAGTACCAAAGTTCTTCCTGGAGCACGTAATAATCCCACTTCTGCACCGGACAACAGCATGATGAAGTCGTCTGATAGAATGTACAAGTTTAGCCATGTTAAAAGCGCTACTGGAACAGGAAGTGCTGCCTATAATGCAGCAAGACAGGTTAGTGAGAGCGCCACGGCAACCACCGTCCAATCATATCAAAGCATTCAAGGTGACCGTCAGTCCAGAAAGCCTTATAGCACCTTTAAGGAAGCACCAGCTGTTTCCAAAG AAGTGAATAAAGCGGTGGTGACGAGATGCAGCGACGCTGAGATCGAGAGGAAGAAGCAGCAGGCCGTGGAGAGGCGGAGACTCCGAATGCAGGCCAATCAGAACCTTCGAGCTCCTGTATGA